A single Gammaproteobacteria bacterium DNA region contains:
- the nrdR gene encoding transcriptional regulator NrdR: MRCPHCGCPDNHVVDTRSTGQGQAVRRRRECKECRGRFTTYEYIQERPLRVLKSRGDTEDFERAKLVRSIQVACAKRPVSPSTIDAIAGNIQYTLTVEGGGEVRSSRIGEMVMEALKPLDRVAYVRFASVYRNFQDIQEFQEMIADLNLRRERSLRARDQVELPI, encoded by the coding sequence ATGCGGTGTCCTCACTGTGGCTGCCCCGACAATCACGTCGTTGATACGCGCTCGACCGGGCAGGGGCAGGCTGTGCGCCGCCGCCGCGAGTGCAAGGAGTGCCGGGGCCGCTTCACCACCTACGAGTACATCCAGGAGCGGCCCCTCCGGGTGCTGAAGAGCCGCGGCGACACCGAGGACTTCGAACGCGCGAAACTCGTGCGCAGCATTCAGGTGGCGTGCGCCAAGCGCCCCGTCTCCCCGTCCACGATCGACGCCATTGCCGGCAACATCCAGTACACGCTCACCGTGGAGGGGGGTGGCGAGGTCCGGAGTTCGCGCATCGGCGAGATGGTGATGGAAGCGCTCAAGCCGCTGGACCGGGTTGCCTACGTCCGCTTCGCGTCCGTGTACAGGAACTTCCAGGATATCCAAGAGTTCCAAGAGATGATCGCGGACCTGAACCTCCGGCGGGAACGCAGCCTTCGCGCCAGGGACCAGGTCGAGCTTCCGATCTGA
- the uvrB gene encoding excinuclease ABC subunit UvrB, which translates to MPRFEIHSSFEPAGDQPSAIEELSAGLEDGSRFQTLLGATGTGKTLSMAHVIQRHGRPTLVMSHNKTLAAQLYGELKALFPVNAVEYFVSYYDYYQPEAYVPATDTYIEKDASINEDIDRLRLRSTSSLFERDDVIVVASVSCIYGLGNPADYRSLMLEARVGELVPRDELLRGLVDIQYHRNDFAFERGTFRVRGDTVEILPAYEEQGIRIELWGDEIERITRFEPLTGEAIVSLNRTAIYPASHYVTHRRTLEEAVPLIRDELADQLHRFRGAGKLLEAQRLESRTNFDIEMMLEVGTCPGIENYSRFISRREAGERPSCLLDYFPERFLTIVDESHVSLPQIRGMFNGDKARKDTLVEFGFRLPSALDNRPLRYEEWESVLDQAVFVSATPGDMELGLSRGVVVEQIIRPTGLVDPEVEVRPVRGQVDDLLAEIHERAARGERILVTTLTKRMAEDLSEYLQSLGVRVRYMHSEINTIDRVDILRALRLGGIDVLVGINLLREGLDLPEVSLVAILDADKEGFLRDARSLIQTIGRAARNVRGTAILYADTITESMARCLDETNRRREIQLAYNREHRITPETIVKSVEEIEFSTRVADAREKPVALVAEAQPGYSDEVNREEYVKILEEEMNRASGALEFERAAMLRDQLFELRVSLEGEGAKR; encoded by the coding sequence GTGCCCCGGTTCGAGATCCACTCCTCCTTCGAGCCCGCGGGAGACCAGCCCTCCGCGATCGAGGAGCTTTCGGCCGGCCTGGAGGATGGCAGCCGCTTCCAGACCCTGCTGGGGGCGACCGGCACCGGGAAGACGCTCTCGATGGCGCACGTCATCCAGCGCCACGGTCGTCCCACGCTGGTGATGTCCCACAACAAGACCCTTGCGGCTCAGCTCTACGGGGAACTCAAGGCGCTTTTCCCCGTCAATGCGGTCGAGTATTTCGTCTCCTACTACGACTATTATCAGCCGGAGGCCTATGTCCCGGCCACCGACACCTATATCGAGAAGGACGCGAGCATCAACGAGGACATCGACCGGCTGCGTCTCCGCTCCACCTCCTCGCTGTTCGAGCGGGACGACGTAATCGTGGTGGCGTCGGTTTCGTGCATCTACGGCCTGGGCAACCCCGCCGACTATCGCTCCCTCATGCTGGAGGCGCGGGTGGGGGAGCTCGTGCCGCGTGACGAGTTGCTGCGGGGGCTGGTCGACATTCAGTACCACCGCAACGACTTCGCCTTCGAGCGCGGCACCTTCAGGGTACGGGGCGACACCGTCGAGATTCTGCCCGCCTATGAGGAGCAGGGGATCCGCATCGAACTGTGGGGCGACGAAATCGAGCGCATCACGCGGTTCGAGCCCCTCACCGGAGAGGCGATCGTTTCCCTGAACCGCACCGCCATCTACCCCGCCAGCCACTATGTCACGCACCGCCGCACCTTGGAGGAGGCGGTGCCCCTGATCCGCGACGAACTGGCCGATCAACTGCACCGCTTTCGCGGGGCGGGCAAGCTGCTGGAGGCGCAGCGGCTCGAGTCGCGCACCAACTTCGACATTGAGATGATGCTGGAGGTGGGAACCTGCCCGGGCATCGAGAACTACTCGCGCTTCATCAGCCGCCGCGAGGCCGGAGAACGGCCATCCTGCCTTCTGGACTACTTCCCGGAGCGCTTTCTCACCATCGTGGACGAATCGCACGTGTCCCTTCCGCAGATCCGCGGGATGTTCAACGGCGACAAGGCGCGCAAGGATACCCTGGTCGAGTTCGGCTTTCGGCTGCCCAGCGCGCTGGACAACCGGCCGCTCCGGTACGAGGAGTGGGAGTCCGTTCTGGATCAGGCGGTTTTCGTCTCGGCCACCCCTGGCGACATGGAGCTGGGGCTGTCGCGGGGCGTCGTGGTGGAACAGATCATCCGCCCCACGGGGCTGGTCGACCCGGAGGTGGAGGTGCGTCCCGTGCGCGGCCAGGTCGACGATCTGCTCGCCGAAATCCACGAACGGGCGGCCCGCGGCGAGCGCATCCTGGTCACCACCCTCACCAAGCGCATGGCTGAGGACCTCTCGGAGTACCTGCAGTCGCTGGGGGTGCGCGTCCGCTACATGCACTCGGAGATCAACACCATCGACCGGGTGGACATCCTGCGCGCCCTGCGGCTCGGCGGAATCGACGTGCTGGTGGGCATCAACCTGCTGCGCGAGGGTCTCGATCTGCCGGAGGTGTCTCTGGTCGCCATTCTGGACGCCGACAAGGAGGGCTTCCTGCGCGATGCCCGTTCGCTGATCCAGACCATCGGCCGGGCCGCCCGCAACGTTCGCGGCACGGCGATTCTCTATGCCGACACCATCACCGAATCGATGGCGAGGTGCCTCGACGAGACCAATCGGCGACGCGAGATTCAGCTCGCCTACAACAGGGAACATCGGATCACTCCGGAAACCATCGTGAAGAGCGTAGAGGAGATCGAGTTCAGCACCCGTGTGGCGGATGCGCGCGAGAAGCCGGTCGCCCTGGTGGCGGAAGCACAGCCGGGCTATTCGGACGAAGTCAACCGCGAAGAGTACGTGAAGATTCTGGAAGAGGAGATGAACCGGGCGTCGGGCGCACTCGAGTTCGAGCGGGCCGCGATGCTGCGGGACCAGCTTTTCGAGCTGCGGGTGTCGCTCGAGGGCGAAGGCGCGAAAAGGTAG
- the tsaB gene encoding tRNA (adenosine(37)-N6)-threonylcarbamoyltransferase complex dimerization subunit type 1 TsaB has protein sequence MNGRSRTILAFDTSSRLGSVIVTANGNVLARAFLRSPRRHAARLLPAIRGVLVASGAQLGDLAGIVVGSGPGSFTGVRVAAATAKGLTEGCGVPIWTYSSLAAAAASEGVWLPAGWSGPAGWRKGHEDRAVEPPEPGTPCYVLFDARADRVYAGCFRVGPASVDVLVPPSATRLGEVLSSAIPEGAIFAGDGAFRHAAAIGRRGWRVVPPPAGLPTAEGLARLFTLMPGPPVDNARAWEPEYLRPWRAGAAGP, from the coding sequence ATGAACGGACGCAGCCGCACCATTCTCGCCTTCGACACGTCGTCGCGGCTGGGGTCCGTGATCGTGACCGCGAACGGCAACGTGCTCGCGCGTGCCTTCCTGCGCAGCCCGCGCCGGCACGCCGCCCGCCTTTTGCCCGCCATTCGCGGCGTGCTCGTGGCTTCGGGCGCCCAACTGGGCGATCTGGCGGGTATCGTGGTGGGGAGTGGCCCGGGGTCCTTTACCGGCGTACGGGTGGCGGCGGCGACTGCAAAGGGGCTGACGGAGGGATGCGGGGTGCCGATATGGACCTACTCCAGCCTGGCCGCCGCCGCGGCTTCGGAAGGCGTTTGGCTGCCCGCCGGCTGGTCCGGACCGGCCGGGTGGCGCAAGGGGCACGAGGACCGGGCGGTGGAGCCTCCCGAACCCGGCACTCCCTGCTACGTCCTCTTCGACGCGCGCGCGGACCGGGTGTACGCAGGCTGTTTCCGGGTGGGACCCGCCTCCGTCGATGTCCTGGTCCCCCCGTCCGCCACGCGCCTGGGCGAAGTACTGTCCTCGGCCATTCCGGAAGGGGCGATCTTCGCGGGCGACGGCGCATTTCGCCACGCCGCGGCGATCGGGCGGCGCGGCTGGCGTGTCGTCCCGCCCCCGGCCGGATTGCCCACCGCCGAGGGGCTCGCCCGCCTCTTCACGCTCATGCCCGGGCCGCCCGTGGACAACGCGCGAGCGTGGGAGCCGGAGTACCTGCGTCCCTGGAGGGCCGGGGCTGCCGGTCCGTGA
- a CDS encoding biopolymer transporter ExbD gives MSHEGRSRGRRGDLPLRAEINVTSLVDVAFTLLVIFIITAPILQGGIEVGVPRADVAALTADEEPLIVAVRANGEIVLSETVVPYEDLEGVLSQAVSARNVGQIYIRGDSLAYHGDMVRVFAKVQDLARQEGIRFAIVAEPDASR, from the coding sequence TTGAGCCACGAAGGCCGGTCGCGGGGACGCCGCGGGGATCTGCCGCTGCGCGCGGAGATCAACGTGACCTCGCTCGTGGACGTCGCCTTCACGTTGCTGGTGATCTTCATCATCACCGCCCCCATCCTCCAGGGGGGCATCGAGGTGGGCGTGCCGCGAGCCGATGTCGCTGCGCTGACCGCGGACGAAGAGCCCCTGATCGTCGCGGTTCGCGCCAACGGGGAGATCGTGCTCTCCGAGACGGTCGTGCCCTACGAGGACCTCGAGGGCGTGCTATCCCAGGCGGTTAGCGCGCGCAACGTGGGGCAGATCTACATTCGGGGCGACTCCCTTGCGTACCATGGCGACATGGTGCGGGTCTTCGCGAAGGTCCAGGACCTGGCGCGGCAGGAGGGAATCCGCTTCGCGATCGTTGCCGAGCCCGACGCGAGCCGATAG
- a CDS encoding OmpA family protein: protein MLHRGLIISVVAAGLFVASCGQEELPPPPPPPAEEGPNQDSIDAARRAAEEAARRAAEEEARRAAALEAAREALTAMVFFDFDMAEIRGDAEGVLQRKVRVLRASPAVRLRIEGHADERGSSEYNLALGSRRAEAVRQFFVNAGLAESRFDVRSYGEEQPREMGSNEQSWAQNRRDEFVITAGGNQIQVPGGGQ, encoded by the coding sequence ATGTTGCACCGCGGTCTCATTATTTCCGTCGTCGCGGCCGGACTGTTCGTCGCCTCGTGCGGACAGGAGGAACTGCCCCCTCCCCCTCCGCCCCCCGCTGAGGAAGGTCCGAACCAGGATTCCATCGACGCGGCCCGCAGAGCGGCGGAAGAAGCGGCCCGCAGGGCGGCTGAAGAGGAAGCACGTCGTGCTGCCGCGCTCGAGGCTGCCCGCGAGGCGCTGACGGCGATGGTTTTCTTCGACTTCGACATGGCGGAGATTCGCGGCGACGCCGAGGGCGTGCTCCAGCGCAAGGTCCGTGTACTGCGCGCGAGCCCGGCGGTACGGCTCCGCATCGAGGGACACGCGGACGAGCGCGGATCCTCGGAGTACAACCTGGCGCTGGGCAGCCGGCGCGCGGAAGCCGTGCGCCAGTTCTTCGTCAACGCCGGGCTCGCCGAGTCTCGCTTCGACGTGCGTTCCTACGGCGAGGAACAGCCCCGCGAGATGGGCAGCAACGAGCAGTCCTGGGCCCAGAACCGGCGCGACGAGTTCGTGATCACGGCTGGAGGCAATCAGATCCAGGTTCCGGGCGGCGGCCAGTAG
- a CDS encoding TonB C-terminal domain-containing protein, with the protein MGRSARRRRDRPGRSPVFFSVGLHGFFLMLVVATNIQPEPVQLVTIELELVAMPAPAAEVEPAPAPEEEELTVDTPEPEALPEEEPVAELEDEAEPEPVPLPDAPEPVPEERPVEEEPEPAPLDEPSTGTDDLDVRMRGVERDFPQYYANMQRQMRRCFRPPGMADLTASVDFVLDREGKVIDTTVRISETSRSVVFDLAVREAVECAGGGRFGPLPPEMGLENAPFRFTFSPARRRPPTESTVRHGPGPAA; encoded by the coding sequence GTGGGCCGAAGCGCGCGACGGCGAAGGGACCGGCCGGGCAGGTCTCCGGTCTTCTTCTCGGTCGGCCTGCACGGGTTCTTCCTGATGCTGGTCGTGGCGACCAACATCCAGCCCGAACCGGTGCAGCTGGTGACCATCGAGCTTGAACTGGTCGCCATGCCCGCTCCCGCTGCCGAGGTCGAACCCGCGCCGGCTCCGGAGGAGGAGGAACTGACGGTCGACACCCCCGAGCCCGAAGCCCTTCCCGAGGAGGAGCCGGTAGCCGAACTGGAGGACGAAGCGGAGCCCGAGCCCGTTCCTCTCCCGGATGCCCCGGAGCCCGTCCCGGAGGAACGGCCGGTGGAGGAGGAACCCGAGCCGGCGCCGCTGGACGAACCCAGCACGGGCACCGACGATCTCGATGTCCGCATGAGGGGCGTGGAACGGGATTTCCCACAGTATTACGCCAACATGCAGCGGCAGATGCGGCGGTGCTTCCGTCCGCCGGGGATGGCCGATCTTACCGCTTCGGTGGACTTCGTGCTCGACCGGGAGGGCAAGGTGATCGACACGACGGTGCGCATCTCCGAGACATCGAGAAGCGTCGTCTTCGATCTGGCCGTGCGGGAGGCCGTCGAATGCGCCGGAGGTGGACGCTTCGGTCCGCTGCCGCCGGAGATGGGGCTCGAAAACGCACCCTTCCGGTTCACTTTCAGCCCGGCGCGGCGCCGGCCGCCGACGGAGTCCACGGTCCGTCACGGGCCGGGTCCGGCCGCGTAG
- a CDS encoding bifunctional (p)ppGpp synthetase/guanosine-3',5'-bis(diphosphate) 3'-pyrophosphohydrolase: protein MATSTATIARNAVQKLPAHLAPAIEAYADRLDVSQIERAYRVAAEAHAGQRRASGARYVTHAVGVATILAELRLDTASIAAGLIHDVVEDTAVDLTDVEAQFGAEVAGIVDGVTKIGRVRFRSNAERQVENYRKLLVSMVQDARVILIKLADRLHNMRTLEHLRPPKQRRIALETRNIYAPIAHRLGLAAIKWELEDLAFKFLEPGEYNQLKKKIQQRRRERERQIMEMKRPLVDMLTEAGIPFVDVTGRPKHLWSIHKKIRANDLPFEEIQDLLALRVITDSVQHCYASLGVIHNRWTPVQERFRDYIATPKSNMYQSLHTTVFGPRGRRYEIQIRTEAMHLTAEQGIAAHWRYKEGGGARKDEVGEALSWFRQVLEWQKDTSEPEEFMEFLRMDLFQGEIFVFTPKGEVKQLPVGATPIDFAYSVHSEIGSHCAGARVNGRIAPLSRKLKNGDTVEIIKNAKQRPNRDWLAFVKTSRARGQIRRWIRKEEFASALQLGGDFLKQELRKRRLPKPGDDAKIHAAAQLGYPDFDQLQAALGRGDVGPAAALRALFPDQETTPGSQRPSTLRRIAARIRPSSKGVRIQGVDNLMVRYSQCCQPVPGDDVIGYITVGRGISIHRTDCANVLYLSQDPERRVEIRWTAEKGDTRMVKIQARAVDRRGLLSDIAKAIANTGTNIQNADVRSDRAGMSGEFVVEVEDLAHLEKVLKAVNQVKGVLTVERRESKGETGRIEA from the coding sequence ATGGCGACTTCGACTGCCACGATTGCCAGGAACGCGGTTCAGAAACTGCCCGCGCATCTTGCTCCGGCCATCGAGGCGTACGCCGACCGCCTGGACGTCAGCCAGATCGAGAGGGCCTACCGGGTCGCAGCGGAAGCACACGCGGGCCAGCGGCGCGCTTCCGGCGCACGCTATGTCACCCACGCCGTCGGTGTCGCCACCATCCTGGCGGAACTGCGCCTGGATACCGCTTCCATTGCCGCGGGCCTGATCCACGATGTCGTGGAGGACACCGCCGTCGACCTGACCGATGTGGAAGCCCAGTTCGGCGCCGAGGTGGCGGGGATCGTGGACGGCGTCACGAAGATCGGGCGCGTGCGCTTCCGGTCGAATGCGGAACGGCAGGTCGAGAACTACCGCAAGCTGCTCGTGTCGATGGTGCAGGATGCCCGCGTGATCCTCATCAAGCTCGCCGACCGGCTCCACAACATGCGCACGCTCGAGCACCTGAGGCCGCCCAAGCAGAGGCGAATCGCGCTGGAGACGCGCAACATCTATGCCCCCATCGCCCATCGCCTCGGGCTGGCGGCCATCAAGTGGGAGCTGGAGGACCTGGCTTTCAAGTTTCTCGAACCCGGCGAATACAACCAGCTGAAGAAGAAGATTCAGCAGCGCCGCCGGGAACGGGAGCGGCAGATCATGGAGATGAAGCGTCCGCTGGTCGACATGCTGACCGAAGCGGGAATCCCCTTCGTCGACGTGACCGGCAGGCCGAAGCATCTGTGGTCGATCCACAAGAAGATCCGCGCCAACGACCTTCCCTTCGAGGAGATACAGGATCTGCTCGCACTGCGCGTGATTACGGACTCGGTGCAGCACTGCTACGCGTCGCTCGGGGTGATCCACAACCGCTGGACTCCGGTGCAGGAGCGCTTCCGCGACTATATCGCGACGCCGAAGTCCAACATGTACCAATCCCTGCACACGACCGTGTTCGGTCCGCGCGGCCGCCGCTACGAGATCCAGATCCGCACCGAGGCGATGCACCTGACGGCGGAGCAGGGGATCGCCGCGCACTGGCGCTACAAGGAAGGCGGGGGCGCCAGGAAAGACGAGGTCGGAGAAGCTCTCTCCTGGTTCCGCCAGGTGCTCGAATGGCAGAAGGATACCAGCGAGCCGGAGGAATTCATGGAATTCCTCCGCATGGACCTCTTTCAGGGAGAGATCTTCGTCTTTACCCCCAAGGGCGAAGTCAAGCAGCTTCCCGTCGGCGCGACTCCGATCGATTTCGCGTATTCCGTCCACAGCGAAATCGGATCGCACTGCGCGGGCGCGCGGGTGAACGGCCGCATCGCCCCGCTCTCGCGCAAGCTCAAGAACGGCGACACGGTCGAGATCATCAAGAACGCCAAGCAGCGTCCAAACCGCGACTGGCTCGCGTTCGTCAAGACGTCGCGGGCGCGCGGGCAGATCCGCCGCTGGATCCGCAAGGAGGAATTCGCCTCCGCCCTTCAGCTGGGTGGGGATTTCCTGAAGCAGGAGCTTCGCAAGCGACGCCTTCCCAAGCCGGGCGACGACGCGAAGATCCATGCGGCCGCGCAGCTGGGCTATCCCGACTTCGACCAGTTGCAGGCGGCGCTGGGGCGGGGAGACGTGGGTCCGGCTGCCGCCCTCAGGGCCCTCTTCCCGGACCAGGAGACCACTCCCGGCTCCCAGCGCCCTTCCACGTTGCGGCGCATCGCCGCGAGGATACGTCCTTCCAGCAAAGGCGTGCGCATCCAGGGCGTGGACAACCTGATGGTGCGCTACTCCCAGTGCTGCCAGCCGGTGCCGGGCGACGACGTCATCGGCTACATCACGGTCGGGCGCGGCATCTCGATTCACCGGACCGACTGCGCCAACGTGCTCTATCTGTCCCAGGATCCGGAGCGCAGGGTCGAAATCCGATGGACGGCGGAGAAGGGAGATACCCGGATGGTGAAGATTCAGGCGCGGGCCGTGGATCGCCGGGGGCTCCTGTCGGATATCGCCAAGGCCATCGCCAACACCGGAACCAACATCCAGAATGCGGACGTTCGATCGGACAGGGCGGGCATGAGCGGCGAGTTCGTGGTGGAGGTGGAGGACCTGGCTCACCTGGAAAAGGTGCTCAAGGCCGTGAACCAGGTGAAGGGCGTGCTCACGGTCGAACGGCGCGAGAGCAAGGGCGAGACGGGAAGGATCGAGGCCTGA
- a CDS encoding MotA/TolQ/ExbB proton channel family protein, translated as MTAVGILALQSRPSATLLEMVVGASAPTLVVLAVLGVFSLASWYVIGWKYLQFRKVRTQGNQFLDAVSNARGLEEAYTAILALPESPYGRLFRHGVNFFSELRPGALRGGVSAREGLTQVELETLRMVLQKEESDERDDLAQGLTWLAVIGSISPLLGLMGTVIGIMNTFRGITASGSANIAAVAPGVAEALVTTVTGLFVAIPAVIAYNYYVSRLNLVAGELEGFSSEFIGTLAREGHV; from the coding sequence ATGACCGCGGTCGGGATCCTGGCGCTCCAGAGCCGTCCCTCGGCAACCTTGCTGGAAATGGTCGTCGGGGCGAGCGCCCCTACCCTGGTGGTGCTGGCCGTGCTCGGCGTGTTTTCCCTGGCGAGCTGGTACGTGATCGGCTGGAAGTACCTCCAGTTTCGCAAGGTTCGGACCCAGGGAAACCAGTTCCTGGACGCGGTGTCCAATGCGCGGGGGCTCGAAGAGGCCTATACCGCGATTCTGGCCCTCCCGGAGTCCCCCTACGGCCGCCTCTTTCGACACGGGGTCAACTTCTTCAGCGAGTTGCGGCCGGGGGCGCTGCGCGGAGGCGTGTCCGCAAGGGAAGGATTGACCCAGGTTGAGCTGGAGACGCTTCGGATGGTATTGCAGAAGGAGGAATCCGACGAGCGCGACGACCTCGCCCAGGGCCTTACCTGGCTCGCGGTCATCGGCTCCATCTCGCCCCTGCTCGGGCTGATGGGAACCGTGATCGGCATCATGAACACCTTCCGGGGAATCACCGCGAGCGGCTCGGCGAACATTGCCGCCGTGGCCCCGGGGGTGGCGGAGGCGCTGGTGACCACCGTGACCGGCCTCTTCGTCGCCATCCCGGCGGTCATCGCCTACAACTACTACGTTTCGCGGTTGAACCTGGTCGCGGGTGAGCTCGAGGGGTTCTCGAGCGAGTTCATCGGCACGCTCGCGCGGGAAGGGCACGTTTGA
- the tsaE gene encoding tRNA (adenosine(37)-N6)-threonylcarbamoyltransferase complex ATPase subunit type 1 TsaE, which produces MKTRRVLSEEELARWGERIGSSVRPPVFLMLRGPVGAGKSVLARAVARGAGVRGAVPSPTFNLVFRYPGVRGKTIVHMDLYRLNDESELAELGWFELGDRGEIVIVEWPERARALLPPDRWEISLTAPAPGATVRAVEVSCSGNPPGLPDR; this is translated from the coding sequence GTGAAGACGCGGAGGGTGCTGAGCGAGGAAGAGCTGGCGAGGTGGGGCGAGCGCATCGGGTCTTCGGTCAGGCCTCCGGTGTTTCTGATGCTGCGCGGACCGGTGGGTGCGGGGAAGTCGGTGCTGGCGAGGGCGGTGGCGCGAGGGGCCGGGGTGCGCGGGGCCGTGCCGTCGCCGACCTTCAATCTGGTCTTCCGTTATCCGGGCGTGAGGGGAAAAACCATCGTACACATGGATCTGTATCGTCTGAACGACGAATCCGAACTGGCGGAACTGGGCTGGTTCGAGCTTGGCGACAGAGGTGAAATCGTGATCGTCGAATGGCCGGAGAGAGCGCGGGCCCTCCTTCCGCCGGACCGCTGGGAGATATCCCTGACCGCGCCGGCTCCCGGCGCAACCGTGCGCGCGGTCGAGGTCTCCTGCAGCGGAAACCCGCCCGGGTTGCCGGATCGATGA
- a CDS encoding tetratricopeptide repeat protein, translating to MPRQVLLPIALIGALAGAGCATKGDIRVLQEEVSSVATRQARELADFEALVRASQDTLSGQTGLYLELRREVLQRLDDLHQQILILLEVEGQSQRALASLRDQVEMMQRAPVVVADSGDVGLPMEEIEGPEALFEAALRMYDRGSNVTARRSFDLFLATYPNHELAGDATFFLSDLDLQEERLEDAIEGFMRVPMMYPDSPRVPEALYRAALLHDELGNTDEARNLLERVIGGFPDSDVAELAEQKLQEIP from the coding sequence GTGCCGCGACAGGTCCTCCTCCCGATCGCCCTGATCGGGGCGCTGGCCGGCGCGGGGTGCGCCACCAAGGGAGACATCCGCGTTCTTCAGGAGGAGGTCAGCTCGGTCGCCACGCGCCAGGCGAGGGAGTTGGCCGACTTCGAGGCGCTGGTTCGCGCCAGCCAGGACACCCTCTCCGGCCAGACCGGTCTCTACCTGGAGTTGCGCCGCGAGGTACTGCAGCGGCTGGATGACCTCCACCAGCAGATTCTGATCCTCCTTGAGGTCGAGGGCCAGAGCCAGCGTGCCCTGGCCTCCCTGCGCGACCAGGTGGAAATGATGCAGCGGGCGCCGGTCGTCGTTGCGGACTCGGGCGACGTCGGGCTTCCGATGGAGGAGATCGAGGGGCCCGAAGCCCTTTTCGAGGCGGCGCTGCGGATGTACGACCGGGGCTCGAACGTCACCGCGCGCCGCAGTTTCGACCTGTTCCTCGCCACCTACCCGAATCACGAACTCGCCGGGGACGCGACCTTCTTCCTTTCCGACCTCGACCTGCAGGAGGAACGCCTCGAGGACGCAATCGAAGGGTTCATGCGCGTGCCCATGATGTACCCGGACTCCCCGCGGGTTCCGGAGGCGCTCTATCGTGCCGCGCTTCTCCACGACGAACTCGGAAACACCGACGAGGCGCGCAATCTGCTTGAACGGGTGATCGGCGGGTTCCCCGACTCCGACGTCGCGGAGCTCGCGGAGCAGAAACTTCAGGAAATCCCCTAG